One genomic window of Bradyrhizobium sp. CCGE-LA001 includes the following:
- a CDS encoding flagellin N-terminal helical domain-containing protein, which yields MASSLLTNSAAMTALQTLRNVSASLQTTENRISTGQRVATASDNSAYWSIATSMRADNAALSAVSDSLGLSAATVDTEYTALNKVIGDSNSGLTKLQALLVEAKTAGIDRTKIQAEITQIQQDMKNVANAATFNGVNWLSTNATTPATVNLVSSFSRVGGTPTINTITVTVANYSLYTSTTGGILDTVSGSASVDTINIGALTDSAADQTTIDGYIAQVTAAINTVSQSAANLGAIKNRISNNTEFVKSLMDSVDRGIGQLVDADMNAESTRLQALQTQQQLGVQALSIANQNSQSILSLFRG from the coding sequence ATGGCTTCCAGCCTGCTTACCAACTCCGCTGCAATGACTGCGCTCCAGACCCTCCGGAATGTCAGCGCCAGCCTGCAGACGACCGAGAATCGCATTTCGACCGGCCAGCGCGTCGCGACCGCTTCGGACAATTCGGCCTATTGGTCGATCGCGACCTCGATGCGCGCCGACAACGCCGCGCTCTCCGCGGTGTCCGACTCGCTCGGTCTGTCGGCTGCGACCGTCGACACCGAATACACCGCTCTGAACAAGGTAATCGGCGACAGCAACTCCGGCCTCACCAAGCTCCAGGCGCTGCTGGTCGAAGCCAAGACCGCCGGCATCGACCGCACCAAGATCCAGGCCGAAATCACTCAGATCCAGCAGGACATGAAGAACGTGGCCAACGCGGCGACGTTCAACGGCGTCAACTGGCTGAGCACCAACGCCACCACGCCGGCGACGGTCAACCTAGTGTCGTCGTTCTCGCGCGTCGGCGGCACGCCGACGATCAACACGATCACGGTGACGGTTGCCAACTACTCGCTCTACACCTCGACCACGGGCGGCATTCTGGACACGGTGAGCGGCAGCGCGTCGGTCGACACCATCAACATCGGCGCTCTGACCGATTCGGCGGCCGACCAGACCACGATCGATGGCTACATCGCGCAGGTCACCGCCGCGATCAACACGGTCAGCCAGTCCGCCGCCAATCTCGGCGCCATCAAGAACCGCATCTCGAACAACACGGAGTTCGTGAAGTCGCTGATGGACTCGGTGGATCGTGGTATCGGCCAGCTCGTCGACGCCGACATGAACGCGGAATCGACCCGCCTGCAGGCGCTCCAGACCCAGCAACAGCTCGGCGTTCAGGCGCTCTCGATCGCCAACCAGAACAGCCAGAGCATCCTGTCGCTGTTCCGCGGCTAA
- the fliF gene encoding flagellar basal-body MS-ring/collar protein FliF translates to MLSRAQIQQLLNNLLELGPRRLMALGLIGFAVLVTVVGGAYYLSRPEFETLYTGLTREDVTRMGAALREQNVTFDVNTAGDAISVRPSQTMQARMLLAEKGLPTSANSGYELFDKIGSLGLTSFMQEVTKLRALEGEIARTVQLMKGVKAARVHIVLPVRGSFRATQQPPSASVVLRTDGAIEARTAQSIRHLVAAAVPGMNRDKVTVLDADGSMLLAEEDEASAAPTKMASLQKTVGGMVQENIRKALTPYLGLDNFEVSVAPQLSTDKRQINETVYDPESRAERSVRNVREKESSQNADRSTPTTVQQNLPDQQVNAGGGKNSSEDKTRREDVTNFEVSSKTTTTVSDGYSVKKLFIAVLVNRARLVADLGDKSNQAIVDSKLAEISQLAATAGGLDKQRGDQIQVSAVDFIEGSRELAPVPPITFVEMINKQLGSVINAVTILAVASMLVWFGLRPAVNGILTHRAEQEQAEAAEVAELEAATALALAESQDPELNLVEDLEGKMQRTPQKRLEQIVRLDQAQAAAILKDWMRREEAA, encoded by the coding sequence ATGCTCAGTCGCGCGCAGATACAGCAACTGCTCAACAATCTGCTGGAGCTCGGGCCGCGACGCCTGATGGCCTTGGGATTGATCGGATTCGCCGTTCTCGTCACCGTCGTCGGCGGCGCCTATTATCTGAGCCGGCCTGAGTTCGAGACGCTCTATACCGGCCTCACCCGCGAGGACGTGACGCGCATGGGCGCGGCGCTGCGCGAGCAGAACGTCACCTTCGACGTCAACACGGCCGGTGATGCGATATCGGTGCGGCCAAGCCAGACCATGCAGGCTCGGATGCTGCTCGCCGAGAAGGGGCTGCCGACCAGCGCCAATTCCGGCTACGAGCTGTTCGACAAGATCGGCTCGCTCGGCCTGACCTCGTTCATGCAGGAAGTCACCAAGCTGCGGGCGCTGGAAGGCGAGATCGCGCGCACGGTGCAGCTGATGAAGGGCGTCAAGGCGGCCCGGGTTCACATCGTTCTCCCGGTGCGCGGCTCGTTTCGCGCGACCCAGCAGCCGCCATCCGCTTCAGTCGTTCTGCGCACCGATGGTGCGATCGAGGCGCGCACCGCACAATCGATCCGTCATCTCGTCGCGGCCGCCGTCCCCGGTATGAACCGCGACAAGGTGACGGTGCTGGATGCCGACGGCTCGATGCTGCTTGCGGAGGAGGATGAGGCCAGCGCCGCGCCGACCAAGATGGCGAGCCTGCAGAAGACCGTCGGCGGCATGGTGCAGGAGAACATCCGCAAGGCCTTGACCCCGTATCTGGGCCTGGACAATTTTGAGGTCAGCGTCGCGCCGCAGCTCTCCACCGACAAGCGGCAGATCAACGAGACCGTCTACGATCCCGAGAGCCGCGCCGAGCGCTCGGTGCGGAACGTGCGCGAGAAGGAATCCTCGCAGAACGCGGACCGTTCGACGCCGACCACGGTGCAACAGAACCTTCCGGATCAGCAGGTGAACGCGGGCGGCGGCAAGAATTCGAGCGAGGACAAGACCCGCCGCGAGGACGTCACCAATTTCGAGGTCTCGTCCAAGACCACGACGACGGTGAGCGACGGCTATTCGGTCAAGAAGCTCTTCATCGCGGTCCTGGTCAACCGCGCCCGTCTCGTCGCCGATCTCGGCGACAAGAGTAACCAGGCCATCGTCGACAGCAAGCTCGCCGAGATCAGCCAGCTCGCGGCGACGGCGGGCGGGTTGGACAAGCAGCGCGGCGACCAGATTCAGGTCTCGGCGGTCGACTTCATCGAAGGCTCGCGCGAGCTGGCGCCGGTGCCGCCGATCACTTTCGTCGAGATGATCAACAAGCAGCTCGGCAGCGTCATCAACGCTGTGACCATTCTCGCCGTTGCCTCGATGCTGGTCTGGTTCGGACTTCGGCCCGCGGTCAACGGCATTCTCACCCATCGCGCCGAGCAGGAGCAGGCCGAAGCGGCCGAGGTCGCCGAGCTCGAAGCTGCCACGGCGCTGGCGTTGGCCGAAAGTCAGGACCCCGAGCTCAACCTCGTCGAGGACCTCGAGGGCAAGATGCAGCGAACGCCGCAGAAGCGGCTGGAGCAGATCGTGCGGCTCGATCAAGCGCAGGCGGCAGCGATCCTTAAGGACTGGATGCGACGCGAGGAGGCGGCATGA